A single window of Cherax quadricarinatus isolate ZL_2023a chromosome 10, ASM3850222v1, whole genome shotgun sequence DNA harbors:
- the sra gene encoding calcipressin-1, translated as MADMLIEDIGTVVNNCEEEGGEAAGYSSDLVMEDEKDEEAEMVADEVPSTSIIVTNLLAPTFDDPHERDIFESLFHDIDETVTFQYFKSFRRVRVNFASHAQATQARDKLHMTEFSGEIIKCYFTQPIILGSNREGGPHLQPPKREKQFLISPPASPPVGWEPIEEAEPLINYDLISAVVNLVPGEAHELHPAMEDKPGIIVHVCEDSQSTDEEQGGAKRRIVSQTRRPT; from the exons ATGGCAGACATGTTGATCGAGGACATAGGCACCGTTGTGAATAATtgtgaggaggaaggaggagaagcaGCGGGGTACAGCTCAGACCTGGTCATGGAGGATGAGAAGGACGAGGAGGCGGAAATGGTGGCGGACGAGGTACCCTCCACCTCCATCATCGTCACCAACCTCCTCGCTCCTACTTTTGATGACCCACATGAACGA GATATTTTTGAGTCGCTGTTTCATGACATTGATGAGACTGTAACATTTCAATACTTCAAGAGCTTCAGAAGAGTTCGTGTAAACTTTGCTTCACATGCGCAGGCTACCCAAGCTCGTGATAAACTTCACATGACTGAGTTTAGTGGTGAAATCATTAAGTGCTACTTCACACAG CCAATAATTCTTGGAAGTAATCGAGAAGGAGGACCTCATCTGCAGCCCCCAAAGCGtgaaaaacagttcctgatctcTCCTCCAGCATCCCCACCAGTGGGGTGGGAACCCATTGAGGAGGCTGAACCTCTCATCAATTATGATCTCATTTCAGCAGTGGTGAACCTTGTACCAG GGGAGGCCCATGAACTGCATCCAGCAATGGAAGATAAACCTGGAATTATTGTCCATGTTTGTGAGGACAGTCAATCCACTGATGAGGAGCAGGGGGGAGCAAAAAGACGTATTGTTTCACAGACTCGTCGACCTACTTAA